The DNA segment ACGAGATCGTGGGACGCAGACCTGGAGATGTGGCGCAATGCTTCGCCGATCCAAGCAATGCGTACTAGGTACTTGGTTGGAAGGCCGAATACGACATCAAAAAGATGTGCGAAGATGCCTGGCGTTGGCAGTCGATGAATCCAAACGGGTATCGCTCAGAGTGACCAAACTTAAGCTTGACACCATCTTTAAAGGGAGTATCTTTTTTATAGCAATTAACCAAAGGGGTGAAATATGCTAAAAGAGATCTTTTTTATGGGACTTGGCGGCGTCGCTTTACTTAAAGAGAGGGTTGAGCAAGAGCTAAAGACTTTGGAAGAGAAGGGGAAGATCAAGGCAGAAGATGCAAAAAGCTTTTTGGCTTCCCTAGAGCAAAAGGGGAAAGAGGAGGATGAAAAGCTAAAACAAAAGGTAAAAGATCTTCTTAAAGAAGTGCTCAATGAGCTTGGCGTTGCCACAAAAGATGATTTGGCCAAGCTAAAAGAGGATCTACAATTAAAAGACTAATCAGCCCCTTAAAATATTACTCAATTTTTAGGCTATATTGGGTATTTAGATTTTTACTGACGCTTTTTTTGAATATAAGGAAGAAGGGTAGTTTTCTTTTTCTAAGGCCGCTACCACCACAAAATTTTAAGAAAGTAATAATAGATCTCGGTGCAAGCTTCATTAAGCTTGCCCAGGTACTTGCTACGAGAGCAGATCTTTTTGATGAAAGCTACATTAATGAGCTAAAGGGACTTCACGACCAGCTACCCCCGATGTCCAAAGATGAGCTTGAACTGGTCTTCAAATCTGCATTTAAGACAAATCCGCTTGTACACTTTGAATTTACCCCCATTGCAAGCGCATCCATAGGCCAGGTGCACATCGGATACCTGCCAAATAACCTAAAAGTGGCAGTCAAACTCAGAAGAAGGGGTATCCTTGAGCAAGTAAACGCTGATATCAGGATATTAAACGTGTTTAACAGGCTCTTTAGCCCCCTTTTTTCCCAATATACCAAAAATTCTATTGACGCCGTACTAAACGAATTTTCAATGATGATCAGGCAGGAGACAAATCTTTTGCAAGAGCTACACAACCTAAAAAAGTTTTCAAAAATGTACAAAACTTCCGGCATAAAGTTTCCCACTCCGATAGAGGAATTGTGTAGCGAAGATTGTATCGTCATGAGCTATGAAGAGGGGTTTAGATTTGACGACAAAGAACAGCTACTAAAGTATAATATAGATTTTAGGAAGATTATTTCACGCCTTGTGGACTTTTATACAGAGCAGCTCCTGATAAATGGCTTTTTTCACGCAGATCCACATCCTGGTAATCTATTTATCAATCCCCAGGGCGAGCTGATACTGCTCGATTTTGGGATGGTAAAGTCCATTTCTAACGATATGAGGATAGCCATGATAGAGGTCGTCAAGGCAGCAAATGAGAGGGATTTTAAAAGTTTTATCGCAGCTAACAAAAAACTTGGGATTATTGGCTATGACGCGCCAGATGAACTGATGATAGAGTTTAGCGAAAAGATGTTTGAAATATTTTCGAATGAAAACCTGACAAGTGAATCGATGCAAAGGCTTGCTTTCAAAGTGCTTGAAAGTGCAAGGGATTTGCCTTTTAAGCTTCCAAGTGATGCAGTGTATGTTTTGAGAGTAAGCGCTATCATCGAAGGACTTGGCACGTCGTATATAGAAAATTTTAACGGTATAAAAGACATATTGCCAATCCTACAAAAAAATCTTCCAAGAGCCCTTGGTGGGAGTAATGCGATAATTGACTTTATTGCCAATGAAATAAAAACAATTCCGATCGATATT comes from the Deferrivibrio essentukiensis genome and includes:
- a CDS encoding ABC1 kinase family protein; protein product: MNIRKKGSFLFLRPLPPQNFKKVIIDLGASFIKLAQVLATRADLFDESYINELKGLHDQLPPMSKDELELVFKSAFKTNPLVHFEFTPIASASIGQVHIGYLPNNLKVAVKLRRRGILEQVNADIRILNVFNRLFSPLFSQYTKNSIDAVLNEFSMMIRQETNLLQELHNLKKFSKMYKTSGIKFPTPIEELCSEDCIVMSYEEGFRFDDKEQLLKYNIDFRKIISRLVDFYTEQLLINGFFHADPHPGNLFINPQGELILLDFGMVKSISNDMRIAMIEVVKAANERDFKSFIAANKKLGIIGYDAPDELMIEFSEKMFEIFSNENLTSESMQRLAFKVLESARDLPFKLPSDAVYVLRVSAIIEGLGTSYIENFNGIKDILPILQKNLPRALGGSNAIIDFIANEIKTIPIDIKNLKEFLHKANTGELQINISNHQLEFLKKELKSYNDKNVKALALMGLGLFILIYDRDLSIYAFILVLLGAAKIFWR